In the Lepisosteus oculatus isolate fLepOcu1 chromosome 6, fLepOcu1.hap2, whole genome shotgun sequence genome, one interval contains:
- the LOC102687027 gene encoding matrix metalloproteinase-16 isoform X2, which produces MICLTFRNRRRLNCIYPGAFCLQFMLWILCAVCGEEQPFSVEAWLQRYGYLPPTDPRMSVLRSAQTMQSAIAAMQRLYGLNVTGTLDQNTIDWMKKPRCGVPDQPGGASKFNVRRRRYALTGQKWPHKYITYSIKNVTPKVGAEETHDAIRRAFDVWQNVTPLRFEAVPYNTLENGKRDVDITIIFASGFHGDSSPFDGEGGFLAHAYFPGPGIGGDTHFDSDEPWTLGNPNHDGNDLFLVAVHELGHALGLEHSNDPTAIMAPFYQYMDTENFKLPYDDLQGIQKIYGPPEKVPQPTQPLPTAPPPRSHPPSDPRKHDRQTRPPRLPTGDRPSYPSAKPNICDGSFNTLAILRREMFVFKDQWFWRVRDNAVMPGYPMQIAYFWRGLPPKIDAVYENSEGKFVFFKGNKFWVFKDTTLQPTYPQDLSKFGKGMPSQGIETAVWWEDVAKTYFFKGDRYWRYNEDMRAMDPGYPKPITVWKGIPDSPQGAFVDKVNGFTYFYKGKEYWKFNNQNLRVEPGYPRSILKDFMGCDDSAERETEQHHPQDDVDIVIKLDNTASTVKAIAIVIPCILALCLLVLVYTIFQFKRKGTPRHILYCKRSMQEWV; this is translated from the exons GCCTGGTTACAGAGATATGGCTATCTCCCCCCTACTGACCCCCGAATGTCTGTCTTGCGCTCAGCACAGACCATGCAGTCTGCTATCGCTGCCATGCAGCGTCTTTACGGCCTCAACGTCACGGGGACACTGGACCAAAACACAATAGA CTGGATGAAGAAACCTCGGTGTGGTGTGCCAGACCAGCCAGGAGGAGCATCCAAGTTCAATGTGCGAAGAAGGCGGTATGCTCTCACAGGACAGAAGTGGCCACACAAGTATATCACTTACAG CATAAAGAACGTCACTCCCAAAGTGGGCGCAGAAGAGACTCACGATGCCATCCGCCGTGCCTTTGACGTCTGGCAGAATGTCACTCCGCTGAGGTTCGAGGCCGTCCCTTACAACACTCTGGAGAACGGAAAGAGGGACGTGGACATTACAATTATATTTGCATCTGGTTTCCACGGTGACAGCTCTCCGTTTGATGGAGAGGGAGGGTTTCTGGCACACGCATACTTCCCAGGACCCGGGATTGGTGGAGACACTCACTTTGACTCGGATGAGCCGTGGACTTTAGGAAACCCCAATCATGATG GTAATGACTTGTTTCTGGTGGCAGTTCATGAGCTGGGTCATGCTCTTGGCCTTGAACACTCCAATGATCCCACTGCTATTATGGCCCCATTCTACCAGTACATGGATACTGAGAACTTCAAACTGCCTTATGACGACCTACAGGGAATACAGAAGATATATG GTCCACCTGAAAAGGTTCCCCAGCCTACGCAGCCCCTCCCTACTGCCCCACCCCCACGCTCCCACCCTCCCTCTGACCCCCGAAAACACGACCGGCAGACCCGACCCCCAAGACTCCCCACAGGAGACAGACCCTCGTACCCCAGTGCCAAGCCGAACATCTGTGATGGCAGCTTCAACACATTGGCTATTCTGCGGCGAGAGATGTTTGTCTTCAAG gatCAGTGGTTCTGGAGAGTGAGGGACAATGCTGTGATGCCTGGCTACCCCATGCAAATTGCCTACTTCTGGAGGGGTTTGCCTCCTAAGATTGACGCAGTGTATGAAAACAGCGAGGGAAAGTTTGTGTTCTTCAAAG gtaaCAAATTCTGGGTGTTTAAGGATACAACTCTTCAGCCCACTTACCCTCAAGATTTGTCAAAGTTTGGAAAGGGAATGCCAAGCCAGGGTATAGAGACCGCTGTCTGGTGGGAGGATGTGGCCAAGACCTATTTCTTCAAAGGTGACAG GTACTGGAGGTACAATGAAGATATGAGAGCGATGGACCCTGGCTACCCAAAGCCCATCACTGTGTGGAAAGGAATCCCAGACTCTCCTCAGGGTGCTTTTGTCGATAAAGTTAATG GGTTCACATACTTCTATAAAGGAAAAGAGTACTGGAAATTCAACAACCAAAATCTCCGCGTGGAGCCAGGCTATCCCAGATCCATTCTCAAGGACTTTATGGGCTGCGACGACTCagcagagagggagacagagcagCACCACCCGCAGGACGATGTGGACATTGTCATCAAGCTGGATAACACAGCCAGCACTGTGAAGGCCATTGCTATTGTCATACCTTGCATACTGGCCCTGTGTCTGCTGGTGCTGGTCTACAccatctttcagtttaaaagGAAAGGCACTCCccgccacatactgtactgcaaacGCTCAATGCAGGAGTGGGTGTGA
- the LOC102687027 gene encoding matrix metalloproteinase-16 isoform X1 codes for MICLTFRNRRRLNCIYPGAFCLQFMLWILCAVCGEEQPFSVEAWLQRYGYLPPTDPRMSVLRSAQTMQSAIAAMQRLYGLNVTGTLDQNTIDDITLSWMKKPRCGVPDQPGGASKFNVRRRRYALTGQKWPHKYITYSIKNVTPKVGAEETHDAIRRAFDVWQNVTPLRFEAVPYNTLENGKRDVDITIIFASGFHGDSSPFDGEGGFLAHAYFPGPGIGGDTHFDSDEPWTLGNPNHDGNDLFLVAVHELGHALGLEHSNDPTAIMAPFYQYMDTENFKLPYDDLQGIQKIYGPPEKVPQPTQPLPTAPPPRSHPPSDPRKHDRQTRPPRLPTGDRPSYPSAKPNICDGSFNTLAILRREMFVFKDQWFWRVRDNAVMPGYPMQIAYFWRGLPPKIDAVYENSEGKFVFFKGNKFWVFKDTTLQPTYPQDLSKFGKGMPSQGIETAVWWEDVAKTYFFKGDRYWRYNEDMRAMDPGYPKPITVWKGIPDSPQGAFVDKVNGFTYFYKGKEYWKFNNQNLRVEPGYPRSILKDFMGCDDSAERETEQHHPQDDVDIVIKLDNTASTVKAIAIVIPCILALCLLVLVYTIFQFKRKGTPRHILYCKRSMQEWV; via the exons GCCTGGTTACAGAGATATGGCTATCTCCCCCCTACTGACCCCCGAATGTCTGTCTTGCGCTCAGCACAGACCATGCAGTCTGCTATCGCTGCCATGCAGCGTCTTTACGGCCTCAACGTCACGGGGACACTGGACCAAAACACAATAGA TGATATCACCTTGAG CTGGATGAAGAAACCTCGGTGTGGTGTGCCAGACCAGCCAGGAGGAGCATCCAAGTTCAATGTGCGAAGAAGGCGGTATGCTCTCACAGGACAGAAGTGGCCACACAAGTATATCACTTACAG CATAAAGAACGTCACTCCCAAAGTGGGCGCAGAAGAGACTCACGATGCCATCCGCCGTGCCTTTGACGTCTGGCAGAATGTCACTCCGCTGAGGTTCGAGGCCGTCCCTTACAACACTCTGGAGAACGGAAAGAGGGACGTGGACATTACAATTATATTTGCATCTGGTTTCCACGGTGACAGCTCTCCGTTTGATGGAGAGGGAGGGTTTCTGGCACACGCATACTTCCCAGGACCCGGGATTGGTGGAGACACTCACTTTGACTCGGATGAGCCGTGGACTTTAGGAAACCCCAATCATGATG GTAATGACTTGTTTCTGGTGGCAGTTCATGAGCTGGGTCATGCTCTTGGCCTTGAACACTCCAATGATCCCACTGCTATTATGGCCCCATTCTACCAGTACATGGATACTGAGAACTTCAAACTGCCTTATGACGACCTACAGGGAATACAGAAGATATATG GTCCACCTGAAAAGGTTCCCCAGCCTACGCAGCCCCTCCCTACTGCCCCACCCCCACGCTCCCACCCTCCCTCTGACCCCCGAAAACACGACCGGCAGACCCGACCCCCAAGACTCCCCACAGGAGACAGACCCTCGTACCCCAGTGCCAAGCCGAACATCTGTGATGGCAGCTTCAACACATTGGCTATTCTGCGGCGAGAGATGTTTGTCTTCAAG gatCAGTGGTTCTGGAGAGTGAGGGACAATGCTGTGATGCCTGGCTACCCCATGCAAATTGCCTACTTCTGGAGGGGTTTGCCTCCTAAGATTGACGCAGTGTATGAAAACAGCGAGGGAAAGTTTGTGTTCTTCAAAG gtaaCAAATTCTGGGTGTTTAAGGATACAACTCTTCAGCCCACTTACCCTCAAGATTTGTCAAAGTTTGGAAAGGGAATGCCAAGCCAGGGTATAGAGACCGCTGTCTGGTGGGAGGATGTGGCCAAGACCTATTTCTTCAAAGGTGACAG GTACTGGAGGTACAATGAAGATATGAGAGCGATGGACCCTGGCTACCCAAAGCCCATCACTGTGTGGAAAGGAATCCCAGACTCTCCTCAGGGTGCTTTTGTCGATAAAGTTAATG GGTTCACATACTTCTATAAAGGAAAAGAGTACTGGAAATTCAACAACCAAAATCTCCGCGTGGAGCCAGGCTATCCCAGATCCATTCTCAAGGACTTTATGGGCTGCGACGACTCagcagagagggagacagagcagCACCACCCGCAGGACGATGTGGACATTGTCATCAAGCTGGATAACACAGCCAGCACTGTGAAGGCCATTGCTATTGTCATACCTTGCATACTGGCCCTGTGTCTGCTGGTGCTGGTCTACAccatctttcagtttaaaagGAAAGGCACTCCccgccacatactgtactgcaaacGCTCAATGCAGGAGTGGGTGTGA